The Gossypium hirsutum isolate 1008001.06 chromosome D03, Gossypium_hirsutum_v2.1, whole genome shotgun sequence genomic interval TgtcatctttttatcttttatactttaattaacatttaatcaattataattagtttaattaaacttaattagttaatttttaatcttaattaacAATATTGATGCCGAACAACTAGTATGCACCATTATAATCTAATGGACCATTTTCTCAATTGATCctccaaataattaaaaattcatagcgattaattttattatttttacaatttaatttttatatcttaATTAACTATCCTATTAACAAAATTAATGAACCAAGCTTTAATTAAACTTTACactaacctcataaatattaaataataatatttacaacatCTATTTAACATGAGTTCAAGCTATATTATTCCATCTCCagccaaaataataataataataataataataataataataataataataataaaagcataTGTATGAAAGAAGATTTTGGTGTTGCCATCCAAAGCCGTCTTGCCGAACTGAAGGATTAGTCTAATATGATGAGAATTTTGGCACAAAGCTGCCGAACTGCTTTTCTCATACTTTCCTTTCTCAAACCAAAACCCATTCTTTATGGCCCTAACAATCTTATCCAATCTCATCACATCCcaactatttttaatataaatatatttctagttataataatttttttttgaatttagtaTTTTCAAGTGATATCATCTCGTTGAATTAAATTACCAAAacacctttaaaaataataaaactaaagtaACATTTAGAGTTCatctatattaatatatgaatttttttggattaaatttagtGTCATGCGTTAATCAAACACTAGTTTTAATAATATCTTTTcacctttaaattaaaaaaaacatatatttaagcGCATTTAAACTCataattctaataattattaaaataataaaaatgtcaactaaattaaaactcaatcgaaAACAAATATAGCATTTATACTAACATTAATCgttatagtaaattttaaaacTCCAATCCGCCACTCATCTTCATTTTTATCCACCAATCCACTCTTCAACAATTACTATTTGCAATTAATCACTCAAAACTCTTggccaatcaaaatttatcatctttggcaacttgcttgaaattaattttttaattattaaaataattcgTTTTACCATACGTATTATCCACACTAGAGGCGAAGTTAGGAGGGCTAGCAGGGGCTTGGCCccccaatataaaatttttatttagactcttaatttttttaaaaaaatttttaatagtaaaggTAAAGTTACacttagaggtgctcatgggccgggccgggcccaaaaaaaattttgcggcccggcccgaaatatgggcctagaattttgcccaggcccggcctgggaaaaaattcataagcccggcctggcccggcccgttttttaaataaataccaaaaatttattttaaaaattaaaacaaaaattttaaaaatatattttaaaaatattttaaaattaaaaaaatttaaaagtatttttaaaatattttaaaattaaaaaaattaaaaaaaagtattttaaaattaaaaaaaattaaaaaaagtattttaaaagtattttaaaattaaaaaaattaaaaataaaaatatttattatattcgggccgggccgggcctggcccgttttttaatcgggcctcgtttttttgcccaagccaatatttcgggcctatatttttacccaaaccctcccatgagcacctctagttacACTTTGGCCCtcgtaaaattataaaaattcaatttaattatttacaaattataaagatatagaatataaaaaatttaaaatttatccgaccccctaaaaaattgttctagCTTTTCCCCTCACACATTATTAATAGGGAATTCCTATGATTCAACCCCCTACAACATGAATATGACGTGAATATTCTTAGTGAATAGGCCTCATCGAATAGATTTTTATctctaatattatttatttattaaatacttttaatattttattttatttcaggttagaatttctaatatatatataaagaaggtAAAATTGTGAATCACGTCACTGATTAATTGGCATGAGGTTTCGGAATCTATCCCTATAATTGTAaaccttttccttctttttcattGTAATGTGCAATGTGCTTTTtcacttgtaaataaaaatttgaaaaaatcaaAGCGTAGAAAGAAAGTGAAAGGATATAAAAGAAGCAAGTAGTGAGAAAGCAATAGATTGTAGGCCCATGAAATGGCGTTGGACCTTATTGCTAAGGcctttcataattcatacattgaGTCCTTCGGTAACTAGACTTGTTGGGCTGCTCACAAAGAAGGCTTTCGGCTGGCGGTTGGTGAGAATGGGGCCCCCTACCTACCAACGTAGGTGGGGCCCTATACCTTTTCTCTTTTCAATATTAAACATTGCTGAGGTCTGTTTCGGTATTCTACTCAATCAAGACTTCAAGGTTGCAAATGAAGTTTCAATTTAACGAggttttagaaaattttgaaatatttaagtaaaaatgtgaGTTATTTTTCGGATATATTTTAGTTAtcagtttaatttattaaaattgtaattaaaagtACTCTCAAATTAAAACatggatttaattaaaaaaaatgtatacattgGTTTCAAAGTTGTAAGTTATTTAGATTGAATTtgtttatcaaaaaaattaaatttcaatagtAGTTTTTACCAATTAGTATTATAATCGAAATATAAAAAACTGTTACATAAATTTGTTTTTGTCAAACATCCGTTTACTACAAGTTTAAATCTTGTataaaaaactatatatatatttttttgttattcttttaaCTATTACAGCCTTGTGTTTCCTTCAAAAAAACCCATTGTGTTGCATTTTCATATAGAAATTAGTAAATCAAAATTCTTAATTTAAATTCCTAACTCAAAcaataaattgaatttatttattaaataaaaatataattagaaatcCACTTTCCTACTATGGAACTCCACTCAATTATCGTGAAATGATAAAAGGAAACTCCAAACCTACCCCTGAAGTGGAGCCCACCAAAAGTCAGTCCACCAACTCTTACCCACTCCCAAAGAACTCGGTTGGTGGAAACTTATTTTCCCACTTTGCCCagaaaatcaaatcaacaaaatccAAAACATCATTTCCGCACCAAAAAAGAAACGCGCATTTACGTTGAGAGAGTTCAGCGAAAATGGCAGGCGAAGCAGCAGCGGCGGCGAATTTCTGGGGTGATACGCCGGAGGAAGACTATTACAGGTCGCAGGGTGTACGCAACACCAAGTCTTACTTCGACACTCCCAACGGAACGCTCTTCACCCAGAGCTTCTTACCCTTGGATAAAAAAGTGAAGGCCTCCGTCTACATGACCCACGGCTATGGATCCGACACTGGTTGGCTCTTCCAGAAGATCTGCATCAACTTTTCCAATTGGGGTTACGCTGTTTTCGCCGCTGATCTTCTCGGCCATGGCAGATCCGAGGGTCTCCGCTGCTACTTAGGTACTTTAtctctgttttcttttctttcttttttttttaatgttatatataaaCTGAATATCTgatgattatattttaataatataaaaaaactttataACTACAAGATAAACTTTTGAGAAAGTTATGGagtagatatgtatatatatattatgtttgtGGATTGAAAGAGAAGTAATCCTGAGATAAGCAGTGGGTTAAGTAAAGATATAAtatgaatgaattaaaaaaaaacacctaATATAAGTTAAAATTAGGGAGTGCATGTCGCCCTTCTTCTCCAGGGATTTGTTACTGGgccaaaataaagttttaaaagtttaggAGGCCGAAGTTAAAAGATTtgcttaaatttaagattttatagcTAAAAGGGACCAAAGTTGATATTATACCAATCAGTTAAGCTCCGTAGTTatggtgggtttggatgggcgatagGGTatggtgcggtgcgtttagtttacttttttgTCTCGCGATACAATATCCAATCTCACAGCCAcagctgtttttacactaaccgcagctaaacgcaccgcccatccaaacttaTCTTTAGTCGCCTGGCTGCTTCCATCCATAACCTCCCAGTCTGCAGTATAAACTTGAAGTAGCATGTTATTTTGATGAACGTTTGATTCAACAATTGTTCACCTTCCACTAGGATTTTAAGCTATATCACTGTAATATCAGACTtttataatcatattaaaatatgggatatttgaagaaaaatgattaaatactTGGCTATTGAAGTTCATCAACAGAGGTCGTGAATGTAGGTGACATGGAGAAAGTTGCTGCAACATCCTTATCATTCTTCAAGCACGTCCGGAACAGCGATGAATACAAAGACTTACCTGCATTCCTGTTTGGTGAATCCATGGGAGGAGCAGCAACAATGCTCATGTACTTTCAATCCGACCCTGAAACTTGGACTGGTCTAATTTTCTCGGCGCCGCTCTTTGTGATGCCTGAGAACATGAAGCCGAGTAAGGTGCGGTTGTTCATGTATGGTCTGCTCTTCGGATTAGCTGATACATGGGCAACTATGCCGGATAACAAGATGGTTGGAAAAGCAATCAAAGACCCAGAAAAGCTTAAGATCATAGCATCAAACCCAAGAAGATACACTGGACCACCAAGGGTTGGAACCATGAGGGAGCTGGCTAGGGTTTGTCAGTACATTCAAGACAATTTCTCAAAGGTAAGGGCACCATTTTTGACAGTTCATGGGACTAGTGATGGTGTCACATGCCCAACATCATCTAAATTGTTGTATGAGAAGGCATCAAGTGTGGACAAAACCTTGAAACTGTATGATGGGATGTATCATTCCTTGATTCAAGGGGAGCCTGATGAGAATGCTGATCTTGTTTTGAAGGATATGAGAGAGTGGATTGATGAAAGGGTTGAGAGGTATGGGTCTAAATAATGTGTTTGTTAAACCTATTCGGCTTTTATTAGGTCCTTAATAATTAATTGGGCATTTGGTGGACTAATTTGAGATTTGAGGACCCCCAAAACAACAACAACCCCTCAAAAGATTCTTGTAATAAAGACGACAAATGGAAATTATTATGTGGTTTGTCATGATATTGTATAATTTGTTATATGGTGTAGTAATTATTTGGTTTAAAGATACCTGCCTTATTTaagtattttctatttaatttattattttatttttaattccaaaataatgaacgcttaattacatattttacagtattatacaattaaaaaaataatgaatctCGAACATGAAGTGTAAAATAGACACGAAGAATACAACAAAAAgtcataaaataaaacatattttaacttcaattaaaattaattgatttatatttatatttaattcaattgtatattaatattaaaatgaatttattaaattatttttatttaattaattagttaccattatttagaagtttttaatgaaaaatatattgattacaataaaaaataaagaaaaaaaatcatctcTAGGATTATGTtacaattaaactaaaattaaaatacttaacatttatttttataaaaatgtattaaaaaaaacataaagataaaagataaaaaatatatataattaccattcataataaattttaaaaatattattggaGTCAATGAAATCCTAACTTAATGGTAAAGGTTAagtctttgaaaatttttaaattccatatttaagtcctattttgtgtaaattatGTGTGTATTCTCAATCTATATTTATTCTGATTTATGTCTCAGTATATGCGAACTTTGTATAGATTTGTTGTAACACTCATCACCCATCCAATCGTACAGTGTGAATGAGAAATGTTATTGGAGCACATACGAAATAAAAATTctatagatttttaaaatttcaaaccttaaaacatttttataaaatcatataataaagtttaaaataatttaagggCTTTAGAAGTATTTTTCAATCATTTAAAAGAGGTTCAGGAGTGATTGACAGTGTCCAAGTCCTAAAATGAGCCCTCGAAGGctaaaaaaactaataaagtGTTGTGGACCAAGTTTGGCCTAGATGAATTAGTACCTTTTGGGAGATGTACTAATACATCTGCCTCAGAATTCCCTTATTTGCTCTCTAACTCAGTTGCTCCAAAAAACCTGAGCCAAGTATTGATACCTCAGATCCCTATAGTAAAAAATaagttcaaaaacacttcaaATCATCCCAAATATCAAGAAATCATATCGCTAAGTTCCAATTCATTTTAAAACTTTATCAACACAAATTTGAGCATAAATACATCTTGGGAACATGATCAAATCAATTCAGTAGCAAAAAACCTAACCTGTTAGTGTTAAAAGCATATCAACACTTACAAGTACAATTCCAAATTTAAGTCTTTATGTACATCCCAAGATTTATACACTAGTGACATCTAAAACAAATTGAAATACAACCTCAAGCTCGCATGGTGATGCGATGCTCCTAGCTAGAATCACAAGCTTCTTGGGCAAGTCTGTACCAATGTCACGAGGCTAAAATTTTAGTTTGGAAAACCGTAAGACCTTAGGCGATTCATTTGCTTCAAATGCGCCTAAGTCAACCTATCTCTTGAAAGTGAGAATTCTTCAAgggaaattctctaaggcaccaaAATCAAGCAGAAGCAAACTTAAGTAAAAGAACTCGAATCAAATAGAAAGTCACAAGAAAACAACGCACACAATGTgattgagtaaatgctctcaaatatattcaataactataaatgaaaagATTACAAATGAAGGgaaagacctctatttatagttgagctctcccaAATCCAACAGTACAATTTCAATTACATTGTTAATCGAGATTAAAGCCTATCTACAAGATAagagtcctaagggatttaaGCTTTATACAATATTATCCTTTAAGATTACAAATATTAACCATGGTAATACTAGTTTTACTAGAGTATTTTACTAGgtcaccaaggcttcaagtagatgggcttcTCTATATGTTACATGAATTTGACCAGTTCAAGTGGGTCAAAAAAGCCCCACTTGTAATTTTGTGTGCATTCATCACAGGCCTAGATCCATGGCCTGTGACATtcttgttggatctggtgccctaagtgtagtgtttttgtttaagtacacttgtaattttttttgaataaattgattaataaaattattcatgaactaaactaatatactttgtattgttatcctcaaatggtttttgcacgcaaagcaaaataaaagcaaatgttgttcatTGGTTCTCtattgtttaaactaatactaagcgatattacgtggtTGAATCGTAGTACGGAAAgacagcttgtattagtagacgaacctaaacatgtccttagtctaattggaaatgaggaaacagattgaaagactaatatgccgtCTATCAAattcaattggggagatgtcttgtcttgggcaTTGGAGCGAATGACTCttaaaagataaagacatagatatgACTGACTACACTAGCAGTACATCGGACAGAACCTAAGCATaatagatcttgaatccgtttatgaatttattcacttgtgacattcatagtgtgacatacctaaatcctgagtggatgacgaactatgtatgcatgactcgtacactttgatgtaagtaaaagcctaagttcaaagagataaggaaccgaaagctggtgcattgggtgtatgacttctgtagtatgtagcgtcatccacaacagtggaattcatatcccaaaacatgggtaaatgatatcctttcattggaattacatggttgatgaaaagtaaacgtggccatgggtcgtccatctttgtgatggatgacttgatcactatttaatagtgattgacttttcatgaaggaagatgtaatggttactgtgagataaaatagtatcatattaggagaacatatattatcccaaagagatcaatgatatcttatgagggtaacacacttatgacaaggtcattggacgagtactgagtagttgctttcataatgctATGCCATTGAGGAGAGCccaatcatgatactatagtggaatgccATCATGACtatatgagtttataattaataggcgaaaagttgaaacttaattattataaatcatttgagccttaacTACATATGTCTAATCAGTCtctctgctagctcgttgaaactagaaatgaattgcgtatttgaatagaaatgaacaaaatgaatagaaaaagagaaatgagaaacattcaggaatgattataattttctccgaaatggagaaatagaatcatttgaaatgaatgtaggtttctaaaaatggaaatggaaatggaaatagaaatggaaatggaaacttACAATCTTATATatgattacttaaaaaataatggaataatgagtttatgtttttggactattttgaagtccgaaaaagaaaataaattattcagtcatagtgaacatgttgagttgtgacatattgaacaaattttctcaaaaatttactAGAagcaaaattgttaaaattttactgGGTAAAATTGTCACAAATTTTACTGGGTAAAATTGTCACAAATTTTACTAGGGTAAAATTGaggtgagaaaattatttaatatgtagatattatagtttattttgggaaatagaaaaactgaatcaGGTTGGATCATATTATAGAGTACTGGGTTAAAAAGGCCCAAGAAGTACTCGTAAAGTTGGACCCGATGTGAAAGAGGgcggcaaccctagtaggaatactagggtctATCGTCCACCCCTCTCCTACTTTAAATAGaaagttttttttctatttaaaataaacctctacaactctacaagggttCTACTTTCTTCTCTTATAAATAAATGGCACCGGTAGAGCTATTTAAATAACTTTTGAGAAATTGTTATTATAACCttccaaacccagcctagacgttagggctagattgagaaggctacattagccactgaaatagctaagctaacttacgttacttttgaagactttaaataatctcattttaaagaaaaaaattgtatgtGTACTTTTGTGTtagtttaaaacattcatttattggGTCAACTATacttaagattcattttattgttgatagtgttgttttagaaaaatcgttTGCTTGTCGCTCATCtttgtaaaaatttgatgttaaactaatgcagcggaaaaaccattttttaagtcattttggAACCTAGTTGCcttattgatttgtttttcaaaaacgaTTCCTTTGTAATGCAGCGAAAATTACGGagtaatatcaaattttacttaagcccgatatTATGCATTTTTcgattattatgcttgagtaatccatgcatgcaaaaatcctcAAATGAAAAGTTACGAAGCCAcaaaccagaaataattaaaaattacaacccaaaaccaatagagactaattaatatttattaaagatAGTCTggggtccaaggtgattctccgaATGTTAGGTTCGGTCCTAGTTTTGAgatttacctgaaaagttaaggactatgggggtgagcttatgaaaacttagtgtgaGTCGAAAAATTATTTAAGCAATCACAAATAACAAATACAGTGAAGCATATTAACATTAAGGGAAGAACATAAAACCATCATTGGAATTTTATATCATCACATAACAAATATCAAATCGATGTTAAGCGATGTATGAGCATgagtcatcattcattcgagtaacaatcattaattttgataccattcaatacaacacaacaCAATACGTAAcacaaatcaataacattcaagTATGTtgtgagcatgatgcaatgcaaaaaggttcctacccaaaCCATctactacacaccacgagttccccagaacccgtctgccaaactccaatgAATGCGAGAaaagctcgatgtggtaaaaccaccgaatAATAATAATGCAGTAAAACTGCTGAATAACAAATAATGTGATATAATCACCAATCCCCTCAGTACTCCAAATGTATTGCATTGACTATGAATAAATGTAGGCTTAATATGTTGCTGGTACTTCACGGAACTCCATCATCAACCGCAAAATATCTCATCTCAATGCACATGCCATATGTCATACAATCTCATACGTagtcataatttaatatttttcacatttaaTTGACATGTTCAACATGACCTCAATAATCGAATACTTTTAGTGAATGGAATCAATGTTCcaactttcaaattaccattaagatgGTATCATTCAACATtacacaatttcacatacttttacGAATTTCCAATGTGCATGTATAACAACATTTCCAATATAACATAGCAAATTTTCCATGCAATAATATCATCCATAAAATCATATTTCAGCAAATCATACTATACATACAACCAATCTCATACCAAATAATACAATCACACATCACAATATCAATCACATAATCATACTGTCAAACTAGCAACTTTGTTAACACATTAATGTTTTAGGGCTCGAAACGTACCTGGTTCGGCCACTTACAAAATTGATTATTTGACTATTAAGTCAATCCAATCTGCAAGCTAAATCATCaagtataacatggtaattatcattatcaaacaagtttatgagtttaggactCACACCTTATTTTATGCTTTTTCGCAACACACCAATGAATCTTCTGATTCCTTAGTAAACCTTAAAACgaacctaaattaaaaatcagtataaattaaattaattcacctCTTAAACATCCCCCTAAAcacccacttatgggttcaaacCAATCTTCACAATTACAACTATTTTACGAATCtaaactagttagatttcttacatTGTTTTGATGTGAATCGTACGCGCGAATGTCTTTCGGCTTTACGATTGATTTGGGGTATTTGGGTTAGCACCTAACACATTTTCATACTGAAAAATAAGTAGCCAATATTGATTAaaatccttcatttaatcaatctaTAACCTTTACCCAATAACTATGTCAAAATAACAAACTAGCTTGCATTTAATCACACTTATGCTTCTCAATTTGTGAGATCCGAATGAACAATTGATCAAGAACGTTTTTCCCTAATTGATATGTAATTAAAGGCTAACTAGGAGGgttcaagaaataaaattaatgcTGGAAATAGATGTGcaagaatttaaatataaaatagccCCCTTTCTTGCACCTAGGCacatgcaccaccacccatggtggcgAAAATTGGGGTTGATTCAAGAACAATTTTGAGATCCTTTTAAAAGCTGGAAAAATACCTTTCAAATTCTCTCAAATTTAAGATttggaaatttaggtttttaattgacaagattaatcaagaatttgaaagaaaataagaaCTTACACAAGCTAGGTGAAAGAGGCGACAATGGCACTTCTTGGCAATGATAGACATCGATCTTGGAGACTAAAGATTTCATATTTGGGGCTGATTTAATTAGAGAAAAAGGAAATCAATATGATGGAGGAGATGATGCAAAATCTTGtcgcaaaaagaaaagaaaaagatgataaaactaGGTATTATGGACGACATCAATAAtggagaaaggaaaaaaattgaagagaaaatagGAGAGGAGAGGGGACGAACAACTAGGgtcagtaaaaatagaataaaggctgattattttgtgtaaaatttaacttttataccTAGGGTTACAAGGGTATGGACATCACACACTTTAAAAACAAATGATTTTgtaaaacttaattattttgcaagggaaaagattagaactttggaCCTTAATCTAATGTTCATGCCTCCACACTTATCAATTAACCATTGGGctattatcttatttttaaataatttttcaatatttattttaaaaacaaggcatgtcacatactagggtttgaggcaaaatttacaaaataataaaaatggtgcgatagaagggatttgaacttgggtttcaaggaacgtttcactaacagttaaccaacaaaccaataccttaTTTATTTCCTAAACACGCAcagataatctcaaaaattagggcatgaccactctctctagattcacaaactcgattctactaacccccaagttttgggatgttacagttatTCTGCTGAGCATAGAGAGAATTTGTTCTCAACTTATAATCATATTTTgaagaataacaattttaccgatttctattaaagaagagagaatttctgtTTTCACCCCGAAAGAAATTTCTAgttatgtgttttgattcaattggttcaagcccacactcgaagcaattcgtggtataagaatagcggagaagatcgtttggttgaaaactaaaaaaatcaagGATCCGCTTATCCAAAAACACAAGTACGAATTCAATTAAGTTTATTggtataaatatcacaaaccaggtcaatttttaaaattttaatttgcaagaaaattgttttcaaactgaatttgataagatgtgacattcttgtaattGTTCGCATCTTGTTAGATTattatttgataagatgtgacattcttgtaattattcgcaTGTCTAAGGGAACgtatgtgaatgaatgcaatattctatatatttgttatataattattattttttgctaaGGTTGTGGTTTTTAGGAAATAGATCGTGACTTACATCTCCACATCTCCAtgtagaattatttttaatttttagaattcttATGAGTCAAAAACAGACATGAgatataaatgtaatttttccaaaaaaaattctaTGACGAGAAGAAGATGGAGCAAACGGTCGAAGACATAaggaatgtgtaacacccctcatctGTCTCGgtcactggattagggttacgagacgCTACTACAAACAACAAAACAACCATTTGCTACTTCAATTCAAAGTACAACTAAAAACAATCATTAATAGATAAGTATTCATTAAATATAGTTTTCTTACCAAAAACGGGCTTAAATCGAGCTTTAAAACACAAAGGGTTGGACTCGAGCataaaaaaggaccaaattataacttttacaaaacatgAACAAAGTATCGATATCTTTGAAATATGTATCGATATTTAGTTATTTGATATCaataccaaattaaatattgatACCATTTTGACATtctatcaaatttaaaaattttggttcaGAACATTTTATTGATACATTCTTGgaggtatcaatattttttaaagatttatcaATACTAGATGAAAAGTACCATTACAAAATTGGCattctatcaaattttaaaactgtTCATTTGGTCTGGTATCGATACCTTGATCCAAATTATCAATACCTTTCTCAAAATGGTAAAAAATCTTAAGTTAAAAACTTAATTCATACTCAAATCACATACCGTTTTAAAGATTCATGCATATACATATAACACTTTACAATACAAGCCTTTCAAACATATGCTCATTATACAACAAGTGTTCTATATACTATTCAATAATTCTATCCAAAAGACATCAAAAGCATACCAAAACACAACACAAATAACCTCCTGTGTGCCTAACTAATGTACCATGAGGTACTATCACACACCACATTCAACCAAGGAACCACTACATAATATTTCTATTACAAATCACATATAGACACATTTCATAACATACTTTTCGTACGCTTCATAATCTATACACAAGCTTTCATGCATAAATCATTAATAACCTT includes:
- the LOC107949563 gene encoding caffeoylshikimate esterase isoform X1, with protein sequence MAGEAAAAANFWGDTPEEDYYRSQGVRNTKSYFDTPNGTLFTQSFLPLDKKVKASVYMTHGYGSDTGWLFQKICINFSNWGYAVFAADLLGHGRSEGLRCYLEVVNVGDMEKVAATSLSFFKHVRNSDEYKDLPAFLFGESMGGAATMLMYFQSDPETWTGLIFSAPLFVMPENMKPSKVRLFMYGLLFGLADTWATMPDNKMVGKAIKDPEKLKIIASNPRRYTGPPRVGTMRELARVCQYIQDNFSKVRAPFLTVHGTSDGVTCPTSSKLLYEKASSVDKTLKLYDGMYHSLIQGEPDENADLVLKDMREWIDERVERYGSK
- the LOC107949563 gene encoding caffeoylshikimate esterase isoform X2, with the protein product MAGEAAAAANFWGDTPEEDYYRSQGVRNTKSYFDTPNGTLFTQSFLPLDKKVKASVYMTHGYGSDTGWLFQKICINFSNWGYAVFAADLLGHGRSEGLRCYLGDMEKVAATSLSFFKHVRNSDEYKDLPAFLFGESMGGAATMLMYFQSDPETWTGLIFSAPLFVMPENMKPSKVRLFMYGLLFGLADTWATMPDNKMVGKAIKDPEKLKIIASNPRRYTGPPRVGTMRELARVCQYIQDNFSKVRAPFLTVHGTSDGVTCPTSSKLLYEKASSVDKTLKLYDGMYHSLIQGEPDENADLVLKDMREWIDERVERYGSK